The Platichthys flesus chromosome 8, fPlaFle2.1, whole genome shotgun sequence genome has a window encoding:
- the tbx22 gene encoding T-box transcription factor TBX22, with the protein MIITKAGRRMFPSVRVKVRNLDPCQQYYIAMDVMPVDSKRYRYVYHSSQWMVAGNTDHSCISPRLYVHPDSPCAGETWMRQVISFDRVKLTNNEMDDKGHIILQSMHKYKPRVHIIRHDPRIDLSQIQSLPAEGVHSFSFPETEFTTVTAYQNQQITKLKIDRNPFAKGFRDPGRNRGVLDGLLESYPWRSPLSLDFKPFTIQLQGSSGSLTSGVKSLFPHPSSPTLHPFSVSSLSCQDSALHAFALPLYGKTSITLPGGTSSLHSRAFSSLGADRLRGLPPSSPLADLSLFSALQGKKLAHCRDHCLHGSAGSSPCLIPLHSPLSPQGPSLLPHLSDTAGPYCLYRYSFPLSPQLAAISRHAKLAEDTTDCLLRQSPWHPTTNHCL; encoded by the exons GAGGATGTTTCCGTCAGTGCGCGTAAAAGTGCGCAATCTGGACCCGTGCCAGCAGTATTACATCGCGATGGACGTCATGCCCGTGGACTCCAAACGCTACAG GTATGTGTACCACAGCTCGCAGTGGATGGTGGCTGGAAACACGGACCACTCCTGCATCTCTCCCCGGCTCTACGTGCACCCGGACTCTCCGTGCGCAGGAGAGACGTGGATGCGTCAGGTCATAAGCTTCGACCGGGTCAAACTCACCAACAATGAGATGGACGATAAGGGACAT ATTATTCTTCAGTCGATGCATAAGTACAAGCCACGGGTGCACATCATCCGGCATGACCCTCGGATAGACCTGTCTCAGATCCAGTCGCTGCCGGCCGAAGGAGTGCACAGCTTCTCATTCCCGGAGACTGAGTTCACCACGGTGACGGCCTATCAGAACCAGCAG ATCACAAAACTGAAGATTGACAGGAACCCGTTCGCCAAGGGCTTCAGAGATCCAGGACGGAACAG agggGTGTTGGATGGCTTATTGGAGTCATATCCCTGGAGAAGCCCTCTAAGCCTGGACTTCAAACCCTTTACCATACAGCTCCAAG GAAGCTCAGGGTCGCTGACCAGTGGTGTGAAGAGCCTCTTCCCTCACCCCTCATCTCCGACCCTTCACCCGTTCTCCGTCTCTTCGCTCTCCTGCCAGGACTCTGCTCTCCACGCCTTTGCTCTCCCCCTCTATGGCAAGACCTCCATCACCTTGCCCGGCGGCACCTCCTCACTGCACAGCAGAGCCTTCTCCTCCCTGGGAGCAGACAGACTGAGGGGCTTGCCCCCGTCGTCTCCGCTCGCAGACCTCTCGCTCTTTTCGGCCCTGCAGGGAAAGAAACTTGCCCACTGCAGAGACCACTGTCTTCACGGATCTGCTGGGAGCTCCCCCTGCCTCATTCCCCTCCACAGCCCCCTCAGCCCTCAGGGGCCTTCTCTCCTGCCGCATCTCTCTGACACTGCGGGCCCCTACTGCCTTTACCGCTACAGCTTCCCCCTGAGCCCCCAACTCGCAGCCATATCCCGGCACGCCAAGCTCGCCGAGGACACCACAGACTGTCTGCTGCGCCAGTCTCCATGGCACCCGACCACCAACCACTGCCTCTGA